One Mixta gaviniae genomic window carries:
- a CDS encoding GMC family oxidoreductase — protein MAQLNKKEVDVVVVGLGWAGSLMSIELAMAGLTVRALEKGPERDYAEFAYPKPADEYAYAVRNKVMTTPAESAVTVRYNMDQTALPTRKWGAFVPGGGVGGSGLHWTGVLIRPTPTDLKLKTYADQAYKPGILAEEMRVMDFPFTWDEIEPYYDKFERICGQSGNTGNLRGTLLPGGDPFEGPRSQPYPLPALEDTLNNVMFAEAAKKLGYHPFPNPSAAVSRAWTNPYGNQIAPCNYCGYCSKYPCLNYSKASPQTAVMDALKRMDNFSYEVNANVLKVVLHDDKKTAKGVIYIDEQGNECFQPAKIVVLSSFQLYNVHLMLLSGIGKPYNPITEEGVVGRNYAFLSNGGATLFFKDKNFNPFATSGPTGQMFNDISPGNFDGPGLGFIGGAKIHSSQATGTPIGTSLPKGTPSWGMGWKEGLEEWYGHSMKISITTTCMSYRDVYLDLDPTYTNEHGQPLLRMTFNWKQNELKLQQYLKGIVGNIAKELNPDSMSMSFLPMDAQFDLTKYVSTHNVGGAVMGDNPNTSALNRYLQSWDVHNVFVPGGNAFPQNFQANPTDTIGAITLMAAQAIKEQYLKNPGPLVQV, from the coding sequence ATGGCACAGCTAAATAAGAAAGAAGTCGACGTCGTCGTGGTCGGCCTGGGTTGGGCGGGCTCGCTGATGAGCATCGAGCTGGCAATGGCGGGATTAACGGTACGCGCGCTGGAAAAAGGGCCGGAGCGGGATTACGCCGAGTTCGCCTATCCGAAACCGGCGGACGAATATGCCTACGCGGTACGCAATAAAGTAATGACCACGCCGGCGGAATCGGCGGTCACCGTACGCTATAACATGGACCAGACGGCGCTGCCGACCCGTAAATGGGGCGCGTTTGTGCCGGGCGGCGGCGTAGGCGGTTCAGGCCTGCACTGGACGGGCGTGCTTATCCGCCCCACCCCAACCGATTTAAAACTCAAAACCTACGCCGACCAGGCCTATAAGCCGGGCATCCTCGCCGAAGAGATGCGGGTTATGGATTTCCCGTTCACCTGGGATGAGATCGAGCCTTATTACGATAAATTCGAACGGATCTGTGGCCAGTCCGGCAACACCGGTAACCTGCGCGGCACCCTTCTGCCAGGCGGCGATCCCTTTGAAGGGCCGCGTTCGCAGCCTTATCCGCTGCCGGCGCTGGAAGATACGCTGAACAACGTGATGTTTGCCGAAGCGGCGAAAAAGCTGGGCTACCATCCGTTCCCTAACCCTTCCGCAGCGGTGTCACGCGCCTGGACCAACCCCTACGGCAACCAGATCGCCCCCTGCAATTACTGCGGCTACTGCAGCAAATATCCCTGTCTGAACTACTCCAAGGCGTCACCACAAACGGCGGTGATGGACGCGCTGAAGCGCATGGACAACTTCTCCTATGAAGTGAACGCCAATGTCCTGAAAGTAGTGCTGCACGACGATAAAAAAACCGCGAAAGGGGTGATATATATCGATGAGCAGGGCAATGAATGCTTCCAGCCGGCAAAGATTGTGGTGCTGAGCAGTTTCCAGCTCTATAACGTCCACCTGATGCTGCTCTCCGGCATCGGCAAGCCCTACAACCCGATTACCGAAGAGGGCGTGGTAGGACGCAACTACGCTTTCCTGAGCAACGGCGGCGCGACGCTGTTCTTTAAAGATAAAAACTTCAACCCGTTCGCCACCTCCGGCCCGACCGGCCAGATGTTCAACGACATCTCGCCCGGCAATTTCGACGGCCCGGGACTGGGCTTTATTGGCGGCGCGAAGATCCACAGCTCACAGGCAACCGGCACGCCGATCGGCACCTCGCTGCCGAAGGGCACGCCGTCATGGGGCATGGGCTGGAAAGAGGGTCTGGAGGAGTGGTACGGCCATTCCATGAAGATCAGCATTACCACCACCTGCATGTCCTACCGCGACGTCTATCTCGATCTCGATCCAACCTACACCAACGAGCATGGTCAGCCGCTGCTGCGCATGACTTTCAACTGGAAACAGAATGAGCTGAAGCTTCAGCAATACCTGAAAGGCATCGTGGGCAATATCGCGAAAGAGCTGAACCCGGACAGCATGAGCATGAGCTTCCTGCCGATGGATGCGCAATTTGATCTGACTAAATATGTCTCCACGCATAACGTGGGCGGCGCGGTGATGGGCGATAACCCGAACACCTCGGCGCTTAACCGTTACCTGCAGAGCTGGGACGTACATAACGTCTTCGTGCCGGGCGGCAACGCCTTCCCGCAAAACTTCCAGGCGAACCCGACCGATACCATCGGCGCCATTACCCTGATGGCGGCGCAGGCGATCAAAGAGCAGTATCTGAAAAACCCCGGCCCACTGGTACAGGTATAA
- a CDS encoding gluconate 2-dehydrogenase subunit 3 family protein, producing MLFNKETSRRKFLLGALVALPLSDMIFKGLTAAQAAEMAAPELNNYQPIFFNAEEWQFILAATDRLIPAGGKGNAPGALETNVPVFIDQQLHGDMGEEIYMQGPFNAHAPATMGYQIPYRPQQLYKIAIPLINKWSLNTYQKPFHQLTPQEKDQVLTHLQKDGIDFAALGEENMKPSHFFSQLISDTKHGYLSDPMYGGNKGMKAWIAIGFPGARASFLEWVKQHNVPYPLGPVSIKGERA from the coding sequence ATGTTGTTTAATAAAGAAACATCCCGCCGCAAGTTCTTGCTCGGCGCGCTCGTCGCTTTGCCACTCAGCGACATGATTTTTAAGGGACTTACCGCAGCGCAGGCCGCTGAAATGGCCGCTCCCGAACTCAATAACTACCAGCCCATCTTTTTTAACGCGGAAGAGTGGCAGTTTATTCTGGCCGCAACCGACCGCCTGATCCCCGCCGGCGGCAAGGGCAACGCGCCCGGCGCGCTGGAGACCAACGTGCCGGTGTTTATCGACCAGCAGCTACACGGCGATATGGGTGAAGAGATCTACATGCAGGGGCCGTTTAACGCCCATGCGCCCGCCACCATGGGCTATCAAATCCCCTACCGTCCGCAGCAGCTCTATAAGATCGCTATTCCCCTGATCAATAAATGGAGCCTTAACACTTATCAGAAGCCTTTCCATCAGCTGACGCCGCAGGAAAAAGACCAGGTGCTGACGCATCTGCAAAAAGATGGCATCGATTTCGCCGCGCTGGGCGAAGAGAACATGAAGCCTTCGCACTTTTTCAGCCAGCTGATTTCCGATACCAAACACGGCTACCTCTCCGATCCGATGTACGGCGGCAACAAGGGCATGAAAGCCTGGATCGCCATCGGCTTCCCTGGCGCGCGCGCCAGCTTCCTGGAGTGGGTTAAGCAGCACAACGTGCCTTATCCGTTGGGTCCGGTGAGTATCAAAGGCGAGCGCGCCTGA
- the gorA gene encoding glutathione-disulfide reductase yields the protein MTRHYDYLAIGGGSGGIASINRAAMYGQKCALIEAKELGGTCVNVGCVPKKVMWHAAQVAEAIHNYGPDYGFDTTVNQFSWQTLVKNRSAYIDRIHTSYETVLGKNNVDVIKGFARFVDAHTVEVNGEKITADHILIATGGRPVHPAIPGAEHGLDSDGFFELEAMPKRTAIVGAGYIAVEIAGVLNALGSETHLFVRKEGPLRQFDPLLSETLVEVMNAEGPTLHTHSVPKAVVKNQDGSLTLQLENGKEQTVDCLIWAIGREPATDNLNLAATGVALNEKGYIQVDKFQNTSVSGIYAVGDNTGAVELTPVAVAAGRRLSERLFNNKPEEHLDYSNIPTVVFSHPPIGTVGLTEPEARARYGDEAVKVYKSSFTAMYTAVTQHRQPCRMKLVCVGKEEKIVGIHGIGFGMDEMLQGFAVALKMGATKKDFDNTVAIHPTASEEFVTMR from the coding sequence ATGACCCGACATTATGATTACCTCGCCATCGGCGGCGGCAGCGGCGGTATCGCCTCCATCAACCGCGCGGCGATGTATGGCCAGAAATGCGCTCTGATTGAAGCGAAAGAGCTGGGCGGCACCTGCGTTAACGTTGGCTGCGTACCGAAAAAAGTGATGTGGCATGCGGCACAGGTCGCGGAAGCGATCCACAACTACGGCCCTGATTACGGCTTCGATACCACTGTGAACCAGTTTAGCTGGCAGACGCTGGTGAAAAACCGCAGCGCCTATATCGATCGCATCCACACCTCCTATGAAACCGTGCTGGGCAAAAATAATGTCGATGTGATCAAAGGCTTCGCCCGCTTTGTCGATGCGCACACCGTGGAAGTGAACGGCGAGAAGATCACCGCCGATCACATTCTGATCGCTACCGGCGGCCGTCCGGTGCATCCGGCGATCCCGGGCGCGGAACATGGCCTCGACTCCGACGGCTTCTTTGAGCTGGAGGCGATGCCGAAACGCACCGCGATCGTTGGCGCGGGTTATATCGCCGTAGAAATCGCCGGCGTGCTGAACGCGCTGGGTTCCGAAACCCACCTGTTTGTGCGCAAAGAAGGCCCGCTGCGCCAGTTCGATCCGCTGCTCAGTGAAACGCTGGTGGAAGTGATGAACGCCGAAGGCCCGACGCTGCACACCCATTCAGTGCCGAAAGCGGTAGTGAAAAACCAGGACGGCAGCCTGACGCTGCAGCTGGAAAACGGCAAAGAGCAGACCGTCGACTGCCTGATCTGGGCAATTGGCCGCGAACCGGCGACGGATAACCTCAATCTGGCGGCGACCGGCGTGGCGCTGAACGAAAAAGGCTATATTCAGGTCGATAAGTTCCAGAACACCAGCGTATCGGGCATCTACGCGGTGGGCGACAATACCGGCGCGGTAGAGCTGACACCGGTGGCGGTGGCGGCCGGCCGTCGTCTCTCTGAGCGCCTGTTCAACAACAAGCCGGAAGAGCATCTGGACTACAGCAATATCCCGACCGTGGTCTTCAGCCACCCGCCGATCGGCACCGTCGGTCTGACCGAGCCGGAAGCGCGCGCCCGGTACGGCGACGAGGCGGTGAAAGTCTATAAATCATCCTTTACCGCGATGTACACTGCGGTGACGCAGCATCGCCAGCCGTGCCGCATGAAGCTGGTCTGCGTGGGCAAAGAAGAGAAGATCGTCGGCATCCACGGTATCGGTTTCGGTATGGATGAGATGCTGCAGGGCTTCGCGGTAGCGCTGAAAATGGGCGCGACCAAAAAAGATTTCGACAATACCGTGGCCATTCACCCGACGGCGTCGGAAGAGTTCGTCACCATGCGTTGA
- a CDS encoding nucleotidyltransferase domain-containing protein: MEKDKMETDTGVSAAMRARVRQALRETEQRYQVRILYACESGSRGWGFASPDSDYDVRFIYVHQPAWYLQVEPGRDVIELPPDPQLDICGWELRKTLGLLKRANPTLMEWLDSPIVYQQEEETLAQLRTQAADWFSDLRARYHYLSMAQKNFRGYLQGERVRLKKYLYVLRPLLAVRWIEAGRGAPPMRFHELLAGTVDKGPLLAEIHQLLALKQRSGEAEYGAPLPLIEAFIRQSLAEARPPLADGDRHDDAPLNRLLLRAVMSATP; encoded by the coding sequence ATGGAGAAGGACAAAATGGAAACCGATACCGGCGTCAGCGCCGCAATGCGCGCACGCGTGCGTCAGGCGCTGCGCGAAACCGAACAGCGTTATCAGGTGCGTATTTTATACGCCTGCGAATCGGGCAGCCGCGGCTGGGGTTTTGCCTCGCCGGACAGCGATTACGACGTGCGCTTCATCTATGTGCATCAGCCTGCGTGGTATCTGCAGGTCGAACCGGGGCGCGACGTGATTGAACTGCCGCCCGATCCACAACTCGATATCTGCGGCTGGGAGCTGCGCAAAACGCTGGGGCTGTTGAAGCGCGCCAACCCGACGCTGATGGAGTGGCTCGATTCGCCAATCGTTTATCAGCAGGAGGAGGAGACGCTGGCGCAGCTGCGGACGCAGGCCGCCGACTGGTTCAGCGACCTGCGCGCTCGCTATCACTATCTGTCGATGGCGCAGAAAAACTTTCGCGGCTATCTGCAGGGCGAGCGGGTGCGGCTGAAAAAGTATCTTTACGTGCTGCGGCCGCTGCTGGCGGTACGCTGGATCGAAGCGGGCCGGGGCGCGCCGCCGATGCGCTTTCACGAGCTGCTGGCGGGCACGGTCGACAAGGGGCCGCTGCTGGCGGAGATCCATCAGCTGCTGGCGCTGAAGCAGCGCAGCGGTGAAGCGGAATATGGCGCGCCGCTGCCGTTGATCGAGGCGTTTATCCGCCAGTCGCTGGCGGAAGCGCGACCGCCGCTGGCCGACGGCGACAGACATGATGATGCGCCGCTGAACCGGCTGCTGCTGCGCGCGGTGATGTCGGCGACGCCATAG
- a CDS encoding RtcB family protein has product MKSQYQLLAAANSAPVKMWTQGVPVEPEARQQLLDTAKMPFIFKHLAVMPDVHLGKGSTIGSVIPTQGAIIPAAVGVDIGCGMMAVRTSLVASDLPENLYGVRSAIERAVPHGRTSNRSGNDKGAWQRAPGSVDQHWAALQAGFKRITDKYPALLKTNNYAHLGTLGTGNHFIELCLDEADRVWVMLHSGSRGVGNAIGTLFINLAQQDMRQHIANLPDRNLAYFEEGSRHFADYMNAVGWAQDYARHNREIMMQHVLAALKQSISKPFSATAEAVNCHHNYVQREQHFGESVLVTRKGAVSAQRGQLGIIPGSMGAKSFIVRGLGNEESFCSCSHGAGRAMSRTAAKKRFTVADQQRATAHVECRKDSDVIDEIPMAYKDIDAVMAAQSSLVEIVHTLRQVVCVKG; this is encoded by the coding sequence ATGAAATCGCAATATCAATTATTAGCCGCCGCCAACAGCGCGCCGGTGAAAATGTGGACCCAGGGCGTACCCGTGGAACCGGAAGCGCGCCAGCAGCTGCTGGATACGGCAAAGATGCCGTTTATCTTTAAACATCTGGCGGTGATGCCCGACGTACATCTGGGGAAAGGCTCCACCATCGGCAGCGTTATCCCGACACAGGGGGCGATCATTCCGGCGGCGGTGGGCGTCGATATCGGCTGCGGCATGATGGCAGTGCGTACCTCGCTGGTCGCCAGCGATCTGCCGGAAAATCTCTACGGCGTCCGCAGCGCGATTGAACGCGCAGTGCCGCACGGACGCACCAGCAACCGCTCCGGCAACGATAAAGGGGCCTGGCAGCGCGCGCCCGGAAGCGTTGATCAGCACTGGGCCGCCCTGCAGGCGGGCTTTAAGCGCATTACCGATAAATACCCGGCGCTGCTGAAAACCAATAACTACGCGCATCTCGGCACGCTGGGCACCGGCAACCATTTTATTGAGCTGTGCCTGGACGAGGCGGATCGCGTCTGGGTGATGCTACACAGCGGATCGCGCGGCGTCGGCAATGCCATCGGCACACTGTTTATCAACCTGGCGCAGCAGGATATGCGGCAGCATATCGCCAACCTGCCGGATCGCAATCTGGCCTATTTCGAAGAGGGCAGCCGCCATTTTGCCGACTATATGAACGCGGTGGGCTGGGCGCAGGATTATGCGCGCCATAACCGCGAGATAATGATGCAGCACGTACTGGCGGCGCTGAAGCAGAGCATCAGCAAACCCTTTAGCGCCACGGCGGAGGCGGTGAATTGCCACCACAACTATGTGCAGCGCGAGCAGCATTTCGGCGAATCGGTGCTGGTGACGCGCAAAGGCGCGGTTTCGGCGCAGCGCGGCCAGCTGGGCATTATTCCCGGTTCAATGGGGGCGAAAAGTTTCATCGTGCGCGGGTTGGGCAATGAAGAGAGCTTCTGCTCATGCAGCCACGGCGCCGGGCGCGCCATGAGCCGCACCGCCGCGAAAAAACGCTTTACCGTCGCCGATCAGCAGCGGGCGACAGCGCACGTTGAATGCCGCAAAGACAGCGACGTGATTGATGAAATACCGATGGCTTATAAAGATATCGACGCAGTGATGGCGGCGCAGTCGTCGCTGGTGGAGATCGTGCATACCCTGCGTCAGGTGGTGTGCGTAAAAGGATAA